DNA from Fusarium musae strain F31 chromosome 7, whole genome shotgun sequence:
ACTACTGAAAGTACTAGATTTAGGGCGCGCGAGGTGGTAACAGTGCTTTGCTTTACTACATCGTTGGTCTTCGCACCCACCACTTACTTTCTTCACTGGGTCGCACTATACTGGGTTGTTAATGCTGAGCTTGTGCCTAACAAGGATGTTTATAATTCATAGAAGTTATTCTATGATAGGAATATTTATTCCTCACTTTCAGCCTCACGCTCTTCAATTCCGTCATCATCCATCTTCAAAGTGTAAGCTCTACCATATGCATTCTGAGGatctctcttcttgaagccatcatccttcatcttgagggTGTAGAACTTCCTGTAGGCATCCTGAGGGTCACGCTTCTCGAAACCAtcgtccttcatcttcagagtATACGCCTTGCCATACGTATTTCTCTGAGGTTCACGCTTGTCAAGATCGTCTTCCAGGATGTACTTGACGCCGTAGCCAGGAGGCGTACGCTTGTCAAGGTCATCCTCTAAGATGTACTTGTTTCCATAAGTAGGAGGTGAAACAGGATTCGCCTCTCTCTCAGTAATTGCATTGCCTAAACTagaggttaacttttattgcCTGCCAGGTATAGTAAAACGTACCAGGAAGAGGGCTTGCAACTGCAAAGCTGCAAAGTGCGGCGGTGCTGAGGATCTGAGATAACTTCATTGTGGCTCGGTTTGCTATTGGGAACTGCTGTACTGTGAGACttatttcttcttccactggATCTTGCAAAGGATGATTTCATCATTAAATACATCATCTATCATCTGCTATTTCGCACACCTCGTATATTTGTTCAAATCGGTCACTACTTGGAAGGGAAGGTCTTTTTGCTGCGGGGTAGATAAGGTTCACATATCCAACGAAATGCATCAATTAGTGTGCATCAACAGAAGTTCTTGTGATGATGCGTCACTGCATATCTCGTTTTGGTGTAGGATGGTGATGCCAGAGTCCAAAAACATCGCATCAAGAGAAGGCGTCTTACCGGAACTCGGCATCTGTCTTCAAAAGTACCCACTTTGACATCCTCTTCGGAAACCCGAGATCTATCTCGGATTGCTGTGCCGGATTGATCGGCATCCTGCATCAAAAGTACCTTTGATATTCTGCTTGGGGAAGGTGGTTTTGTTTTGGCCCCCAGATTTGGTGATGATAATGAAATGCGACAAGACATCAGTAATAAAGCACTCCCATTGCTCGAGTTTACAATTCATCTTCCATAGCATTTAGGCTTTAATCTTTTGCAAACCTGGGAGTCATTGGACTTATTTCCACCTCCTCAGTCTGCTTGCCAACGGGATCTATGAACATAGCCAAAATCATGTCATTCAAAGAGGACAGAGGCTCCGATGAGAGTCTTCTAGGCAGTGACAGAGAGAGCGATGAGATCGAGTGGACTCGACCAAGCCAGCGACAGAGTTGGAGAAAGCATGCTTTGGTCGgtctcaaccttcttctctttctgaTATCTCTCGGTCTTTTCGGTGCTGCTTCCTTCCGACTTACCTCAGAATCCGAGATGGATTACATCCGCAAGACGTCCTTTTACTGTGAGTTTGCCTTCAGTCGCCTTGATGTCAACACTTAATTGACTTCTATTGAAGCTCCTGTCCTGGACTCAATCAACTTCAAGATGAGGCCTATTGAAACAGAGGGTGGCTTATTTGAAGCCAAGAATCCGTCCAAGTGGCGCAACTCCCTCAAGCCTGATCCGGTGGTTGATGAAGCGTgggaggatcttgagatcatTCGTGTCTTCCCTATCACCGAGGCTGAGGTTCGTCGACTGGGCAAAGACCCGGAGCTCCTTGTCAAGTTCCCCCAAGAGTATGGTCTTGGTGATAATGCTTACATGGCCCAAATCGACATGTTCCATCAGATCCACtgcctcaaccttcttcggCATCTAGCTTGGGCTGAGTACAACCGCAATGGCACGGCAAAGAAGCCCTTCAGCGACTTGCATTGGATCCATGTAAGCCATTGCACAGACATCTTGATGCAGAATCTCATGTGTAATGGAAACTTGgacatcatcaccttcaacTGGGTTGAGACTCAGTCGAATCCATTCCCAGACTTTGCTGTCAATCATCAGTGTCGGGATTTTGATGCGATATATGAGTGGCAGGACAAGCATTCAGTGCCAAAGGAATGGGGACGGAATGTCACTCGGCCGGCTGGTGCAAAGCAAATTCCAATTAGTGAAGAGTACTATCGTATATATGGGATCGAGAAGCCCCAGGTATCTACAACACCATAGTCACAACAGAATATCCAACCCCAACTTGATTGAGATCTTCTTAGAGACTCGAGACCCTCTTGACCACCTGAGCATCGAGAAATATTACCGGGGAGACCCTTGGTGCATGGCTTAATCCCTGAGATATGAGGCCCAATTGTTCATCGACATCCGCTCCGCTTCGACCTCAAACAGACCTTTCGGTGTCTCCCATTCTTTGGCGAAGAACCTGACACAAATTTGCAACATCCAATCCTCCTCTCACATTTCTCTTCAATGAGAATTGCCACCGCATGTGCAGTGTTGTACGTGATATCTGGAGCAGAACGATATGGTCCGACCCCCAGTCTACAACCACCATAGATAGCGGCAAGCCTCGTGTCTCCTATGTTCATCTTGGCCTTCGTCATGTGAGAGATGAGCACCTGGCAGTCTGACTGACGCGCGAGATAGTTGGCACGGTCGCAGTTTATCTTGAACGTAGCACGTTTGACAAGGTTCTCGTCCGGGGTCGCGTCCACAATCGCCTTGATGAGGTCTAAATGGGTATCGTCGCTGCTAGTACTCGCGTAGAAGGCAACGGCTTCAGCCGTAAATCTCGCAGAGAAGATAACAGAAAATCTTCCACATCATGGTCAAACGCACATAAACAAAAGCACTATTGTTACTTGCGGTTTGGCGATGACATGTTAGAGAGAGGGATATATACTAAGGTTGACAAGTATTAAACATTTAAAGCCTATCTGTATTAAGATCGGGGTTATCTTATCTAAGACTGTTTCTTATAATCGCTACATTCAACAACGTTAGCAGGGTTTACACAAAGCCTACCGTGCCATCTTTGCATTAATGCCTGAATAGTGTGAGACTTTGTTGGTCCTCATTGTGTGTTGGTTCTGATTTCTGTGTTCTAGCCGCCCTCAGACTTCGTCCAATTGGCTGGGTTAGACACGTGCCATCCTCAAATGCCGACACATCTAAAATATCGGCATTTTGAGCATGTTTTCTCAAGTGATCGATGCTCTTTGACGTTGGCTTTCGTGAATGAGCAAGGGCATATCCTCGTATTTCATGCTATGACACTATGAGTTGTAGACAGGCCGCTAAACATTCAATGAATCCTTTTCAAAAGGTCCAACTAGTCTTTCAGCCTACCCTGCTCAATCACACCACCTCGTCTTCTCGtctccgtcttcttctccacatCTTCAGTCTCGAGAGTCCATCCATTCAGTGTCAaagatgatcttgaggacctcCGGGTGCCCGTCTGTACTACTAGACGCTCGATAGAGCTCCAGAGCCTCTGCCCATAGCCCTGGCTCGTTTGTCTTTGCTTCAACTGCATCTTCCCTGATTTGATCAAGTATCGTGATATCAGGATTCGGGCCTTCGCCAATGATGACACCGTTTTCTACCCCTCCCTCGATGCAGTAGCGAGCCCAAATCGCGTCTCCATATCGTTGCTCTCGAATTGATTCCATATACATAGTTTTCCATGGCTCGACAAATGTTACCATTGTCTGAGTCAGTACTTCATGAATGGAAATGTCAATGAATAGCTCCTCGACTGGGTGCATGATACCAGGGTCGCTCATTTTGAGGCTGTTTTATGTCAACATGACACAAAATCTAAGGAAGGGTTGGTCCCTACGATGATGAATCCGGTCCAACTCGATATCAACTGATGCGATAAGAAAGGATAATGAGGTTTATAAAATGTGAGACCGAACCATAGGGAGAAGGACAACGATGGATTCGGAGGGGCGCGCCTGTTGCTTTTATCTTAGGGGCAATCAGGCAACGGGCTGCAGTTGGCGAACTGGTAGGGTTCGTATTGTAATTGGGCTACCCACCTTAACACACCATACCTTGCTTGCCACAGCTCTCTAAGGGTCACGGCGTAAACGCATACTTAGGCGCCTATGCGTGAGATGGGAAAAGATTGGCGAATAACCATACAGCGTATGAGCAAGTTTTAAAGTCCTGGAATACAGTACCTCTTGCTGCAAAATAAGTCTATTTATGTACTGGATGTCCCTTTTGTTATCGGCGGGGTATTCCCTGCACCGAAATTTATGTGCCAGTGGAGACgtaaagataatatagaTAAAGGCTTTGTGGCTTATTTATTATGTATAAAGTTTATGGTGAGTGCAAAACACAGCTCATTTTGCTCGTAGAGGTTTCTATCCTGAAAAGGGAATGCTACATTCCGCTTGCTAATTACAATGCAATCTGAACTGTCTTTGACATGCTAGGAGTGCCCTGCGGCGACATGACAAAGAGATAGTAATAGCCAGGCAGAAGGATACCATTATCCTTGGGTAGCTTGACAGTGTACTGGTTGCCCTTGACTTGGAAGTCGGTGAGAGGGACACGCCTCTGGTCACTGTTGACGGAGTGTGTAGCACTTCCCATACGAACAAGAGacatcttgaccttgccagAAGTGTTGGTGACGTTGAACTTGAGAGTGCTACCGGCTTTGACAGGCTTCTGAGCCAGGTTCTGTATGATGGGGCGCTTAGCAATGGAGCCATCCTTGTTGAACAGGTAAGGAGGCTGGAAGATCTCTCCATCAGCGTGATCAGCTGTCTTGTCGCAGCCAGCAGTTGAACCACCAATCTTAGCAACGTAGCAGAGGCCGCCGCCACCGATAAATACCGTGGCATCGGGCAACAGGATAGATACAGAGTGGTAGTTGCGGGGTACAGCGTGAGGCGCAAGCTGAGTCCACTTGTTGGTGGCAGGGTTGTAGAGCTCGGGGACCAGGATACCATCAGTGTTGGTGAAAACCATTGCCTTGCGTTGACCTCCAGTCACAAGAACAGTTCCATCAGGGAGAACGACAGCGTTACCGAAGCCACGAGGGAAGGCCATATCAGCGACACGCTTGACGGAAGCTGGCTTGTAAGGAGCTCcaatggtggtgatgtgagCACGCTTGTTGGCATCGCTTGCAGTGTAGTCCTGGGCACCACCAGCTGACAGAATCTTACCGGCAACGGCATCGTACATGACAAAGATACCGCACATGGCATCAGCGTTATCTCTCTTGCCAGACTTGACAATCGAACCCTTTTGCTTGGTACCATACCAATGCTGTTCCTTGCTAGGGCCGGCTTGGAAGACACTGCCGTCCTTCCAACCAAAGAGCCAAGCGTGGTTATCCTCACGCCAGATACCCTCTCGATCCTTGGTGAGCATGGGCTTGACATCGGCTCCAGGCAGCATGGTCCACTTGTTGGCCTTGGGATCGTAGACCTCACCGTTCTTTCCCTGGCGGGGACCGGAGTAAGCTCCACCAATGGTGAAAACTCGTCCATCAGACAGGATGGTGGAAGTCTGGTAGCCACGAGGCATCTTCATGTCAGGTCCACG
Protein-coding regions in this window:
- a CDS encoding hypothetical protein (EggNog:ENOG41); the protein is MSFKEDRGSDESLLGSDRESDEIEWTRPSQRQSWRKHALVGLNLLLFLISLGLFGAASFRLTSESEMDYIRKTSFYSPVLDSINFKMRPIETEGGLFEAKNPSKWRNSLKPDPVVDEAWEDLEIIRVFPITEAEVRRLGKDPELLVKFPQEYGLGDNAYMAQIDMFHQIHCLNLLRHLAWAEYNRNGTAKKPFSDLHWIHVSHCTDILMQNLMCNGNLDIITFNWVETQSNPFPDFAVNHQCRDFDAIYEWQDKHSVPKEWGRNVTRPAGAKQIPISEEYYRIYGIEKPQVSTTP
- a CDS encoding hypothetical protein (EggNog:ENOG41), with amino-acid sequence MKLSQILSTAALCSFAVASPLPGNAITEREANPVSPPTYGNKYILEDDLDKRTPPGYGVKYILEDDLDKREPQRNTYGKAYTLKMKDDGFEKRDPQDAYRKFYTLKMKDDGFKKRDPQNAYGRAYTLKMDDDGIEEREAESEE